Below is a window of Herbiconiux aconitum DNA.
GGTGGTGGCCATGAGTGTGTCTCCTTGATCCTCGCCCCGACGGATGGGGGCGAATCGGTTCGTTGTCCATAGGACGTGTCTCGCAGCGGATTCGTCACGCTCTCGGCACAAGATCGTTGCGATGGGTGTTGGATGAGCACATGACCGACGACGGGCTGCGACATCTCAGCGCGGCGGGCGATCGCATCCTCGCTGGGCGCGCTGCCGACGGCGACGTGCGCGCTTTCGAGGTACTGGTGCGTCGGTACAGCCGGCTGATGCGGGCCTACGCCCAGCGGGTGCTCGGCTCGAACAGCGACGTCGACGACGTGGTGCAGGAGGCCTTCGTGCAGGCCTGGCGGAAGCTGCCCGAACTCGACGACCTCGACGCGGTGAAGAGTTGGCTGATGCGGATCGTGGCCAACCGGAGCTTCGACGTCATCCGCCGTCGTCGCGAGCACGACGACATCAACGAACACGACCAACCCGCTCCGCCCCAGGATTCTCCCGAGGCACAGGCCGAAAAGCTATCGTTGGAGCAAGCGCTCGATGGGGCGTTGTCGAGGCTTCCCGACGAACAGCGCCGATGCTGGGTGCTGCGGGAGATCGGTGGCTACAGTTACCTCGACATCGGCCGGGAACTCGCCCTGCCCTCCAGCACCGTTCGCGGACTCATTGCCAGAGCACGCAAGAATCTGATCCGGGACATGGAGGAGTGGCGATGACCGATCAGCACCCCGATCCCGAACCGAAGTCCTGGGAGCCCGACGACCTCGACGGCCACACCATCGACGAACTCTCCGACTATCTCGACCGCGACCGCACGCCCGCTGACCCGAGCATCGACTCCTCGCCCGGTTGCCAACTCGCCCTCACGGCGCTCGAGCGACTCCGGCGGGTCTCGGCCTCGTTGCTCGAGACCCAGGCCCTCACCGAGCCCGAACCCGACGAGAGCTGGATCAAGGGCATCGTGCAGAACATCAGCCGGGAGACCCGCGCCGGCAGGACCATCCCCATCTCCCACCCCGATCCGATCGCGGAACTCGGCATCACCGAAGGCTCGGTCAGGGGCCTCGTGCGCGCGGCCGGTGACAGCATCGACGGGATCATCATCGGTCGCAGCACACTCCACGGAGACGTCACCGTGCCGGGAACCCCGATCACCGTCACCATCGACGCCACCGTGAGCTGGGGCTCGAACATCCCGCAGACCACGGAGCTTCTCCGCGAGGCCATCATCCGCACCTTGGAGCTGCACACCGACCTCCTGATCGCCGGGGTCGACATCACCGTCCACGACATCCACACCCCGCGCCCCTGAGAGACCAGCCCGATGACCGCCCTGTCCCTGCCTGACGAACTCGTCCGGGTCGTCTCCGGCGTGCCCGGCGTGATCACCGTCTATCCGGCCAAAGCCGCATTGCCCAGCCTCATCGAGAACACCGTCGCCGCCGCCACCGGGAAAGACGCTCCCGCACCCATCGCGCTCGACGATCGGAACGGGCGCCTCACGATCGACGTCACCATCGGCATCACCGACGGCGCCTCGGCTGCACAGACCTGCCGTCAGGTGTACGAGGCCGTGGCCGCTCACCTCAGCGCACACACGGTGCAGGCGTCGCGCATCCGCGTCCTCGTGGCGAACATCGAGACCGCTGCCCGGTGACGGGTCGGAGAGCCAGCCGGATGCCGTGACCGATCACCACCTGACCCGCGTCGCCGTTCTCGTACTGGCAGGCGCGAAACCGCTCGACGTCGGCATCCCCGCGCAGGTGTTCAGCACGCGCGCCAGCATGCCCTACGAGGTGCGGGTGTGCGGGGCAGCGCCCGGGCTCGTCACGGGCGGTGACGGCCTGTCGTACCACGTGGCCGACGGGCTCGACGCCCTCGACTGGGCCGAGATCGTCTTCGTGCCGGGCTACCGGCATCCTGATCGCGACGACCCGGCTCCCGCCGTCGTCGACGCCCTCGTCGCAGCTCACGAGCGCGGCGCCCGGCTCGCCGCCATCTCCACCGGCGCGTTCGCTCTCGCCGCCACCGGCCTCCTCGACGGCAAGCGGGCCACGACGCATTGGCACTACACGCAGGCGCTGGCAGCGAAGTATCCGCGGGTCACCGTCGACGAGAACGTGCTCTTCGTCGACGAGGGCACGGTGCTGACCTCGGCAGGCGCCGCGTCGGGCATCGACCTGTGCCTGCACATCCTGCGCCGCGACCTCGGGGTGGCCGCCTCGAACCACACCGCACGCCGACTGGTGGCGGCGCCCTACCGCAGCGGCGGCCAGGCGCAGTACGTTCCGCGCAGCGTTCCCGAGCCGCTCGGGGCGCGCTTCGCGGCCGTGCGCGAGTGGGCGCTGGTGCGACTGGCCGAACCGCTCACCCTCGAGGTGCTGGCCCGCCAAGCGGCCGTCTCGCCGCGCACCTTCTCGCGCCGCTTCGTCGACGACACCGGTTACACGCCGATGCAGTGGGTGATGCGCGCCCGCATCGACGTGGCGCGCGAGCTGCTGGAGCGCTCGGAGCACAGCATCGAGCAGATCGCGACGGATGTCGGTCTCGGCACGAGCGCCAACCTGCGCCTGCACTTCCAGCACATCCTGGGCACCACTCCGAGCGACTACCGTCGCACGTTCGCTAACGGCGAGTAGCGGAAATCGGCCACGCCTGACGCGTGGCGCGATCCTTGCGAACCATGGCGCTCCGGCCACTGGTGCGGGCGGACTCCCCGAGGGAATCTAGTGGGCGGAAAGGAACACCAACCCATGACTCGCATTGCCATCAACGGATTCGGCCGCATCGGACGCAACGCCCTCCGCGCCCTGCTCGAACGCGACAGCGACCTCGAAGTCGTCGCCGTGAACGACCTCGCCGACCCCGCCACCCTCGCCCGGCTCCTCGCCTACGACTCCACGGCCGGCCGCCTCGGCCGCCCGGTCTCGGTCGACGGCGACACCCTCGTGGTCGACGGCCGCCGCATCCGCGTGCTCGCCGAGCGCGAGCCCGCGCAATTGCCCTGGGCGGAGCTCGGCGTCGACATCGTGCTCGAAGCCACGGGCCGGTTCACCTCCGCCGACGCCGCCCGCGCGCACCTCGACGCGGGCGCCAAGAAGGTGCTCGTGAGCGCACCCTCCGACGGCGCCGACGTCACCCTTGCCTTCGGTGTGAACACGGATGCCTACGACCCGGCCGTGCACACCATCGTCTCGAACGCCTCCTGCACCACCAACGCGCTCGCCCCGCTGGCCGCGGTGCTCGACGACCTGGCCGGCATCGAGCACGGCTTCATGACCACGGTGCACGCTTACACGCAGGAGCAGAACCTGCAAGACGGCCCGCACCGCGACCCTCGCCGCGCCCGGGCCGCCGGCGTCAACATCGTTCCCACCACGACGGGCGCCGCGAAGGCGATCGGCCTGGTGCTGCCGCAGCTCGAGGGCAAGCTCTCGGGCGACTCGATCCGGGTGCCGGTTCCGGTGGGCTCGATCGTGGAGCTCAACACCGTGGTCTCCCGCGAAGTCACGCGCGACGAGATCCTCGCGGCGTACCAGGCGGCGGCCGACGGACCCCTCGCCGGCATCCTGGAGTTCTCCGACGACGCGCTGGTCTCCAGCGACATCACCGGCAACCCGGCGTCGTCGATCTTCGACTCCGCTCTCACCCGTGTCGACGGCCGTCACGTGAAGGTGGTCGCCTGGTACGACAACGAGTGGGGCTTCTCGAACCGCGTCATCGACACGCTCGAGCTGCTCGCCGCGTAGCCCGACCACTCGATGAAACACGGATGCCCCGGTCGCGTGACCGGGGCATCCGTGCGTGAGGGGGCGGGTTACGCCTCGCTCATCGCGGTCTTCTCGGCCTGGCCCTTTGCCGCGTAGTACGCGGCTCGGGCGGCGTCGCGACGGGCCTGCTCGGCCTGGCCGGCGTCGAGGATGTCCTGCGACACCTCGACGTTCGGCACGTTGGTGCGGCCGTTGTACTTCTCGATGTAGGCGTCGAGCTCGGGGCCCGAGGTCCACGAGGTGATGAGGCAGTAGCGCGGGTCGGGACCGGGGTGGGTCGCGGCGTGCCACAGACGCTGCGTGTCGACGATCAGCTGCGCGCCGGCGGGAAGCGCGATGCGGTACTCCACGCTCGGGTCGGTGCGGTTGTCGCGCAGCACGAAGAAGCTGTCCTTGTCATCGGTGAGGTTGAAGAACCCGCGCACGACCCAGCCGGTGCCATCCGGGTTCAGGCGGTTGTTGTCGTCCTGGTGCAGGTTGTAGAGCGTGTCGGCGTAGGTGTTCGGCTGCAGCTCGATCACGCGGCAGCGGCCGACGTTGGCGCCCGGCTCCTGCGCGCGGCGCGTCAGGTTCGGGGCGAGGGCGGTCTGCGAGTCGATCCACACGCCGTCCTTGTCGGTGCGCGGCGGCACGTGGTTCCAGAAGCCGTTGCACTCGATCTCGCCCTTCGCCGAAGCGAGCGGAGCGAAGCGGGTGTCACCGGATGACTTCCAGTCGTTGTACTCGATGTCGAGCCATTCCTTGGGGTCGAGCTCCTGCTGGTAGCGGTCGAGCACGACGTAGCCGGTCTCTTCGAGAGCGGCGGATTTGATGTAACCCATGTGGAGATATTGCCCTTTCGTCTTGGGCCAGCACGTTTTAACAGGCCCAGGTTAGGTAAGGCTAACATCCGAGTCCTGAGAACGCGTGCTGCCACGGGATGACGCCATGAACGTCGCGTAAACTCGTCCCCTATGGTCACAGCTCTGGTCACTGCAACGAACGTCGAAGCCACTGCCGTCAACACCATCGCCTGGCTCTCCGCCGCAGAGACCACGATCGTGGTGCCGGTCTATCAGCGTCAGTACCGCTGGGACATCGGCGGCTGCGAGCAGCTCCTCGGCGACATCCGGGCCGTCGCCGACTTCCCCGACGACCGGCACCGGCACTTCATCGGCTCCATCCTCTCCACGGCGGCCGACGACGATGACGACGACGCCGAGCTCGTGCTGATCGACGGCCAGCAGCGCATCACCACGCTGATGCTGCTCGTGGCGGCCCTCCACCACACCGTGAAGGGCGACGACCCTGAGCTCGCGGCCGAACTCGAGAGGGTGCTGGTGCGCGACGGCGACCCCACCCGCACGAAGCTGCGACCGCACCGCGGCTGGGCCGAGATCTTCGAGAGCGTCGTGCTCGACCAGCGCTCCGCCGAGGAGGGCCTCCGCGACTCGCGGTTCGACGACAACTACGCCTTCTTCCGCAGCCAGGTGCGGGCCGACGAGGTCGCCCGCATCTGGCGGGGCCTGCAGAAGCTGGAGCATGTCGCCATCACGCTAGGCCCGGATGCGAACGCCCAGCAGATCTTCGAGAGCCTGAATTCCACGGGCGAACCGTTGCGCGACCACGAGCTCATCCACAACTACGTGCTGATGGGCCTCTCGCACGCCGAGCAGAGCGAGATCGAGGACTCCTTCTGGCTGCCCATCGAGCAGAACACCGGTGAGGTGATCGGGAGCTTCTGGCGGCACTACCTGGTGATGACCACCGGCCGCGAGGTCGCGATCGCCGGCGAGCGCGGGGTC
It encodes the following:
- a CDS encoding RNA polymerase sigma factor — translated: MTDDGLRHLSAAGDRILAGRAADGDVRAFEVLVRRYSRLMRAYAQRVLGSNSDVDDVVQEAFVQAWRKLPELDDLDAVKSWLMRIVANRSFDVIRRRREHDDINEHDQPAPPQDSPEAQAEKLSLEQALDGALSRLPDEQRRCWVLREIGGYSYLDIGRELALPSSTVRGLIARARKNLIRDMEEWR
- a CDS encoding GlxA family transcriptional regulator; this encodes MTDHHLTRVAVLVLAGAKPLDVGIPAQVFSTRASMPYEVRVCGAAPGLVTGGDGLSYHVADGLDALDWAEIVFVPGYRHPDRDDPAPAVVDALVAAHERGARLAAISTGAFALAATGLLDGKRATTHWHYTQALAAKYPRVTVDENVLFVDEGTVLTSAGAASGIDLCLHILRRDLGVAASNHTARRLVAAPYRSGGQAQYVPRSVPEPLGARFAAVREWALVRLAEPLTLEVLARQAAVSPRTFSRRFVDDTGYTPMQWVMRARIDVARELLERSEHSIEQIATDVGLGTSANLRLHFQHILGTTPSDYRRTFANGE
- the gap gene encoding type I glyceraldehyde-3-phosphate dehydrogenase, with amino-acid sequence MTRIAINGFGRIGRNALRALLERDSDLEVVAVNDLADPATLARLLAYDSTAGRLGRPVSVDGDTLVVDGRRIRVLAEREPAQLPWAELGVDIVLEATGRFTSADAARAHLDAGAKKVLVSAPSDGADVTLAFGVNTDAYDPAVHTIVSNASCTTNALAPLAAVLDDLAGIEHGFMTTVHAYTQEQNLQDGPHRDPRRARAAGVNIVPTTTGAAKAIGLVLPQLEGKLSGDSIRVPVPVGSIVELNTVVSREVTRDEILAAYQAAADGPLAGILEFSDDALVSSDITGNPASSIFDSALTRVDGRHVKVVAWYDNEWGFSNRVIDTLELLAA
- a CDS encoding Asp23/Gls24 family envelope stress response protein; amino-acid sequence: MTDQHPDPEPKSWEPDDLDGHTIDELSDYLDRDRTPADPSIDSSPGCQLALTALERLRRVSASLLETQALTEPEPDESWIKGIVQNISRETRAGRTIPISHPDPIAELGITEGSVRGLVRAAGDSIDGIIIGRSTLHGDVTVPGTPITVTIDATVSWGSNIPQTTELLREAIIRTLELHTDLLIAGVDITVHDIHTPRP